Proteins encoded by one window of Gemmatimonadaceae bacterium:
- a CDS encoding methylmalonyl-CoA mutase family protein: MADAHSPSGIPVATVYGAADVPAGTAEALGAPGEFPFTRGIQPTMYRGRLWTMRQYAGFGTAAETNRRFKLLLDAGQTGLSVAFDLPTQMGIDSDSPRALGEVGRVGVAIDTVEDMHLLLADLPLDKVSTSMTINATASTLLAMYIVVAEERGIARHQLGGTIQNDILKEYVARGTYVYPPAPSLALIAETFRFCAAEVPQWNPISISGYHMREAGATAVQEIAFTFANALAYVRAALDAGLAVDQFAPRLSFFFACHNDLFEEVAKFRAARRLWARLMRERYAADDASCRMRFHTQTGGVTLTAQQPLNNVVRVAVQTLAATLGGTQSLHTNGYDEALALPTAAAATLALRTQQIVAHESGVAQTVDPLAGSYYVESLTNELETRALALLDQVESLGGAASAIEAGFMQDEIGKSAYAFQLGVESGQTVVVGVNRFSDGTAPPVIPAPDFTQLAAEQTARLASVKQSRDGGAVARCLQSLETTVRAGERRLMPLIIDAVRARASVGEISDALERVWGRYR; the protein is encoded by the coding sequence GTGGCGGACGCCCACTCGCCGTCCGGCATACCGGTCGCGACCGTTTACGGCGCGGCGGACGTGCCCGCCGGCACCGCCGAGGCGCTCGGCGCTCCGGGGGAGTTCCCGTTCACGCGCGGCATCCAGCCGACGATGTACCGGGGTCGTCTGTGGACGATGCGGCAATATGCCGGCTTCGGAACCGCCGCCGAGACCAATCGACGGTTCAAGCTGCTGCTTGATGCCGGCCAGACCGGATTGTCGGTCGCCTTCGACTTGCCGACCCAGATGGGAATCGACAGCGACAGTCCGCGCGCGCTTGGCGAGGTCGGCCGCGTGGGCGTGGCCATCGACACCGTGGAGGACATGCACCTCCTGCTCGCGGACCTGCCGCTGGACAAGGTCAGCACGTCGATGACCATCAACGCCACGGCGTCGACGCTGCTGGCGATGTACATCGTGGTCGCGGAGGAGCGGGGGATCGCGCGCCATCAGCTCGGCGGGACCATCCAGAACGACATCCTCAAGGAGTATGTGGCGCGCGGCACGTACGTGTATCCGCCGGCGCCGTCGCTCGCGCTCATCGCCGAGACGTTCCGGTTCTGCGCGGCGGAAGTGCCGCAGTGGAACCCGATTTCCATCTCGGGCTACCACATGCGCGAGGCGGGAGCGACCGCGGTGCAGGAGATCGCCTTCACCTTCGCCAATGCCCTGGCCTACGTGCGCGCCGCATTGGACGCCGGCCTCGCGGTGGACCAGTTCGCGCCGCGCCTGTCGTTCTTCTTCGCCTGCCACAACGACCTGTTCGAGGAAGTGGCCAAGTTCCGCGCGGCGCGCCGGCTCTGGGCGCGCCTCATGCGGGAGCGGTACGCCGCGGATGACGCGAGTTGCCGCATGCGCTTCCACACCCAGACCGGCGGCGTGACGCTCACCGCGCAGCAGCCCCTGAACAACGTGGTCCGCGTGGCGGTGCAGACACTGGCGGCGACGCTTGGCGGCACGCAGTCGCTGCACACCAACGGCTACGACGAGGCGCTGGCGCTTCCCACGGCGGCGGCGGCCACGCTCGCGCTGCGCACGCAGCAGATCGTCGCCCACGAGAGCGGCGTCGCGCAGACCGTGGACCCGCTGGCGGGATCGTACTACGTGGAATCGCTGACGAACGAACTCGAGACGCGCGCCCTTGCGCTCCTCGACCAGGTCGAGTCGCTCGGCGGGGCGGCGAGCGCCATCGAGGCCGGCTTCATGCAGGACGAGATCGGCAAGAGCGCGTACGCCTTCCAGCTGGGCGTCGAATCGGGACAGACGGTGGTTGTCGGCGTGAACCGGTTCAGCGACGGCACCGCGCCTCCGGTGATTCCGGCCCCGGACTTCACGCAGCTGGCCGCGGAACAGACGGCGCGACTGGCGTCGGTGAAGCAGTCGCGGGACGGCGGCGCCGTGGCGCGGTGCCTGCAGTCCCTCGAGACCACCGTGCGCGCCGGCGAGCGGCGGCTGATGCCGCTGATCATCGATGCGGTGCGCGCCCGCGCCAGCGTCGGCGAGATCAGCGATGCACTGGAACGCGTGTGGGGGCGGTACAGGTAA